A DNA window from Vicinamibacterales bacterium contains the following coding sequences:
- a CDS encoding cupin domain-containing protein, whose protein sequence is MLIVCALLGLAAVTASAQDPVAVAPNQCKVVLENDYVRVLRWAEAPGDKVPMHEHPALVSISLSANKTRFTSADGKAREGDAKAGQATWSDPERHSSQNLSAKAGEVIQVELKTKPGAAMTALPASEDSVAVDPKHYKVVLQNDRVRVLRIHYAPNEKSVMHTHPASVAVFLTDGQTTFTLGDGTTTTADVKPGQVLWNDNQKHLPQNTGGKPFELILVELR, encoded by the coding sequence ATGCTGATCGTGTGTGCGCTGTTGGGCCTTGCGGCCGTTACCGCCTCAGCTCAGGATCCCGTGGCGGTCGCGCCGAACCAGTGCAAGGTCGTCTTGGAGAACGACTACGTGCGCGTCCTGCGCTGGGCCGAAGCCCCTGGCGACAAGGTGCCGATGCACGAGCACCCGGCGCTCGTGAGCATTTCGCTGTCCGCGAACAAGACGCGGTTCACCTCTGCCGACGGAAAGGCACGAGAGGGTGACGCGAAGGCAGGCCAGGCGACGTGGAGCGATCCTGAGAGACATTCCAGCCAGAACCTGAGTGCCAAGGCCGGCGAGGTCATCCAGGTGGAACTCAAGACGAAGCCCGGCGCCGCCATGACCGCGCTCCCGGCGTCCGAAGATTCGGTCGCCGTGGATCCGAAGCACTACAAGGTGGTGCTGCAGAATGACAGGGTCCGCGTCCTGCGGATCCATTACGCACCGAACGAGAAGTCCGTCATGCACACGCACCCCGCCAGCGTCGCCGTCTTCCTCACCGACGGTCAGACGACGTTCACGCTCGGGGACGGCACGACGACTACCGCGGACGTCAAGCCAGGACAGGTGCTGTGGAATGACAACCAGAAACACCTGCCTCAGAACACGGGCGGAAAGCCGTTCGAGCTGATCCTGGTTGAATTGCGGTAG
- a CDS encoding alkaline phosphatase family protein, translating to MRAVTRMAVAIIVAIISIASVASAAPPARPAVLRAATHVIVVTLDGLRWQEVFRGAERELFGKDAEKPEPPPAVKRFWRDTPEARRAALMPFLWSVVAERGQVFGDPSRNSLSHVTNGLWFSYPGYAEMLSGIADARIDSNKQIQNPNVTVLEWLNDRPGFRGRVAAFGAWDLLPFILNVERSRLVVGDGYPPVPKPVTDRERAINDLADDLPPLWDGAPFDAPIMQAALECLRTRKPRVLYVMLGETDEWAHEPRYDLYLDAAWRGDRFIRRIWEAAQAMPEYRGRTALVVATDHGRGATPADWTDHGRKVPAAERTWMAVMGPGTPALGVRAGDTVATAQIAATIAALVGEDFRKAVPAVAPALPGVTR from the coding sequence ATGCGGGCCGTGACCAGAATGGCGGTCGCCATCATCGTCGCCATCATCAGCATCGCCAGTGTCGCGTCTGCCGCGCCGCCGGCCAGGCCGGCCGTTCTTCGCGCCGCGACGCACGTGATCGTGGTGACGCTCGACGGCCTGCGCTGGCAGGAGGTCTTCCGCGGCGCCGAGCGCGAGCTGTTCGGCAAGGATGCGGAGAAGCCCGAGCCGCCGCCGGCGGTCAAGCGGTTCTGGCGCGACACGCCCGAGGCGCGGCGCGCGGCGCTCATGCCGTTCCTCTGGAGCGTCGTGGCCGAGCGGGGCCAGGTGTTCGGCGATCCCTCGCGCAACAGCCTGTCGCACGTGACCAACGGCCTGTGGTTCTCGTACCCGGGCTATGCGGAGATGCTGTCGGGCATAGCCGACGCACGGATCGACAGCAACAAGCAGATACAAAATCCCAACGTGACCGTGCTCGAGTGGCTGAACGACCGCCCCGGCTTCCGCGGACGCGTCGCCGCATTTGGCGCGTGGGACCTGCTCCCGTTCATCCTCAACGTCGAGCGGAGCAGGTTGGTGGTTGGCGACGGCTATCCGCCCGTGCCGAAGCCGGTCACGGACCGCGAGCGGGCGATCAACGACCTCGCCGACGACCTGCCGCCGCTCTGGGACGGCGCGCCGTTCGACGCGCCGATCATGCAGGCCGCGCTCGAGTGCCTGCGGACGCGCAAGCCGCGGGTGCTCTACGTGATGCTCGGCGAGACGGACGAGTGGGCGCACGAGCCGCGATACGACCTGTATCTCGACGCGGCCTGGCGCGGCGACCGCTTCATCCGGCGCATCTGGGAAGCGGCGCAGGCGATGCCGGAGTATCGGGGCCGAACGGCGCTCGTCGTGGCAACCGACCACGGACGCGGCGCGACGCCGGCCGACTGGACCGACCACGGCCGCAAGGTGCCCGCCGCCGAGCGGACGTGGATGGCCGTGATGGGGCCGGGAACGCCGGCGCTGGGCGTTCGCGCTGGCGACACCGTGGCGACCGCCCAGATTGCGGCGACGATCGCGGCTCTCGTGGGCGAGGATTTCCGGAAGGCCGTGCCGGCCGTCGCTCCTGCACTGCCTGGCGTGACCCGCTGA